The genomic DNA AGATATTACACGCACTGTCACGATTAATGTAATATCTGTCAATAAATTGTTATTTTTGAATAATATCTGCTGTTTGACCTTTTGTAATTGTAAGCAAATCATCTAATTGCAAGACAATTTGCATACCACGTTGCCCGCCACTAACGATAATCTTATCTCTTGATAAAGCAGTTTGGTCAATCGTAGTTGTAAACAAGTGTTTCATTCCAACTGGTGAACATCCACCACGAACGTAACCAGTAACTTGTTTCAAATAATCTAAAGGCATAAGTTGAAGTTTCTTTTCATGAACTACATGTGCAGCAGCTTTCATATCAAGCGACGCACTTACTGGAATGACAAAAACAAAGTGCTCATGATTACTATTCTCTAACACTAATGTCTTGTATACATCGTTTACATTGGCGCCGACCATTTTAGCAACTGTTTCACCATCCATATGTTCATCGCCAACTTCATAAGTATTCACTTCATATTTGATTTTAGCTCTATCTAACATACGCATTGCGTTAGTTTTTTTATGTTTCATTGTCGTTCACCTCATTCAATAACTTAAATCATTTATCACTAAAAAAAGCGCTCTTCTCTATTATAAGAAAAGGCGCAATCATTTTCCGCTATTTACCATTGTTTCAATTTTACCTGTTTTATCAACGGAAATTTCATTGTTATGATAACCGCTATTCGGTTCAATCATATAAGTTATATTTTGATTTGTTTCATTTGTTGGATTGATATTTGTTCTTTTACCGTATTTGCTTTCGGCATAATTCTGTGCGATGATTTTACATTCTTCTGATGAATATTGTGATTTAGTTTGACTATTTTTATTGATATCAACTTTATTGTATCGAACTTCTGCTTTACGTTCACTTGCGTCTTTTTCAGAGGCTTTAGCTGTATTATTTATAGTAATATTTAACGTTTTTTCAATTGATGATACATTGTTCATTTTTGAAAATGTAGAAATCGTTTGGTGTACTTTGGCTAATGCATTTTGATTAGTTGCAATAAATAATAAAAATGCTAAACAAATAGATAAAATTACAGCTACCATACCTAAAAGTATGTTTTTAAAGTTCATCTCCTTACCCACATTTCTCTCTAAATTTTTATTTATCTTAACATACAAATAGAGTAAAAATAATTAGGTAGACTACAATTTAAAATAATTGTAATCTTTGTAACAGTTATATTACTGAACGTCTTTATATTGTTACATAGTGACAACTTAAATGTAAAAAAAGTAAGTTTACGAAATCGTTTTTTCCATAAAAATTTCGTAGCCTTACCTTAATATGTTATTTAATTATCTTAATAATTTTATTTTTACTATTGCTTAACATTAATTTTTATTCTATTTTGTAGAACGCTTGCGACGTCGGTTGATTTGCAGTGCCTTTTC from Staphylococcus taiwanensis includes the following:
- the ybaK gene encoding Cys-tRNA(Pro) deacylase translates to MKHKKTNAMRMLDRAKIKYEVNTYEVGDEHMDGETVAKMVGANVNDVYKTLVLENSNHEHFVFVIPVSASLDMKAAAHVVHEKKLQLMPLDYLKQVTGYVRGGCSPVGMKHLFTTTIDQTALSRDKIIVSGGQRGMQIVLQLDDLLTITKGQTADIIQK